One genomic window of Haliotis asinina isolate JCU_RB_2024 chromosome 4, JCU_Hal_asi_v2, whole genome shotgun sequence includes the following:
- the LOC137281077 gene encoding rhodopsin-like has protein sequence MVSTFDTTVSLFGFVVIGIAFISNVAQIIVMLKKKIVSKRPFEMCLFSMAFSDLMFVLTTGLPFAVYKWHGTWSLGAHICQVYVVGRAVFEKISLYTIGFIGIESFRSLGNVGGQAFSMATTRCTIVCVWVLTLATGCPYAVWHVLVESQDGSQMCQVTFFNPITAVYTIVMKALYIVPLLVIIICYSGVMYRTIKSRRRVVDISSIASTSAARRQHLKPLLRVTSSCIWIATLYMVCKIPFTVVLLRAYASLDTSELMLAEALWVLSTANAATSPFVYRMLTTSKLKCCRIKFWKKTSNVVDVVPVKALSVKLPDAAQRLTRRCAVDVFTDEAQHVTTITLNICTRQDEVLSTQ, from the exons ATGGTGTCCACTTTCGACACGACAGTGTCGTTGTTCGGCTTTGTAGTCATTGGCATCGCATTCATCAGCAACGTTGCGCAGATAATCGTCATGTTGAAGAAGAAGATAGTTTCCAAGCGGCCCTTTGAGATGTGTCTCTTCTCTATGGCATTTTCGGATTTAATGTTCGTTCTGACGACAGGTCTACCATTTGCTGTGTACAAATGGCATGGCACCTGGAGCCTTGGTGCCCACATTTGCCAGGTGTACGTTGTAGGAAGGGCTGTTTTTGAGAAGATATCGCTTTACACCATAGGCTTTATTGGTATTGAGAG ttttcgATCACTTGGGAACGTGGGCGGACAGGCCTTCAGCATGGCAACAACTCGTTGTACCATCGTCTGTGTGTGGGTCTTGACACTGGCTACGGGCTGCCCCTACGCTGTTTGGCATGTACTGGTCGAGAGTCAAGACGGATCTCAAATGTGTCAAGTCACATTCTTCAATCCCATCACCGCCGTCTATACCATCGTCATGAAGGCACTGTACATCGTCCCTCTCCTCGTCATCATCATCTGCTACAGCGGGGTTATGTACCGTACAATCAAGTCCAGACGGAGA GTTGTGGACATATCCTCAATAGCATCGACGTCAGCAGCCCGGCGACAACATCTTAAACCCCTGCTCAGAGTGACGTCCTCCTGCATCTGGATCGCTACACTGTACATGGTTTGCAAGATTCCCTTCACGGTGGTGCTGCTGCGGGCATACGCGTCCTTAGACACGTCCGAACTGATGCTGGCAGAGGCTTTATGGGTCCTCAGCACCGCCAACGCCGCAACGTCACCTTTTGTGTACAGGATGTTGACGACATCAAAACTGAAA TGTTGCAGAATCAAGTTCTGGAAGAAGActtctaatgttgttgatgtgGTTCCGGTCAAAGCACTATCAGTAAAATTACCCGACGCTGCCCAACGTCTCACACGTCGCTGCGCCGTTGACGTCTTTACAGATGAAGCGCAGCATGTGACAACCATTACGTTGAACATCTGCACTCGTCAAGATGAAGTACTATCAACTCAGTAG